In Bombus vancouverensis nearcticus chromosome 1, iyBomVanc1_principal, whole genome shotgun sequence, a single genomic region encodes these proteins:
- the LRR gene encoding capping protein regulator and myosin 1 linker 1 leucine rich repeat protein isoform X1: MSTRSQLTKDLNESVKALLGKHVKILLKNVVKLETKQDKQENRVLVFSPCRLFLLTAKVPTRIDCHFHYLEITSIESKRANQLSLSVGERYYNFTTTGAGADTTEVDAMIEALHTAIRNIFPTVPLNYIIRKIEVIPASRLQSIRGSELARSTEATRHTGPCGGFSTQYACMCDLHGVPYREEVAWDVDTIYLSHDTRELNLRDFDHLDQKDLVPIISALEYNTWFTKLRASHLKLSHEPLERLLHVMRRSLSIQELYLDNLGIKWDFAHKLSLALISNANTMLQTIDLSYNTIEDKGASSLCGIIAKLQGGAHLSGPIGKLPKGLQKLNLAHCGLTGKGISQIAHALSLNRSMPTSLQYLNLSENSLKDDINNLCNFLAQPNSLTHLDLSGTDTTLECLFGALLRGCATNLVHLNVARNSFSSKKTKEIPPSFKQFFTATLSLKYLNISCCKLPLEALKHLLLGLACNESTVGLELDMSGNNLGSMGAHVLESCIHGVRCIASLDISDSNMDVDLAQVITAIGKNKSIKQLYMGRNTVSMKSKHIAVVMDALVQMLQEDDCVLQALHLPDSRLKSDLYNLINALGSNTCLHTLDISGNQIGDPGARLLAKALQINNHLRTIIYDKNNITLQGYADIVHALEKNCSVRHMPFPIYDLQPCMKTSAEKTEQLAKKIQDLLQRNVTPCKYSHGQAFRLQQGFLLSSTQQMVDRLVVQTQDTIKAIAAESCDANNDINYATGLIQDADNSKQLLPRLHEVLQRRDENNPIELKLHEMANELHKVVTIYLQDSLDAMIKCANEQCPTILSQTVIRGDESESVAVEDDLRSSCKEKNQISSEFIHTTITEQAGADIVNRVNELNLAVAAHVSDRITDEVIESLSRSYKNLIGDCDSRTRSSTPDVLRPSAGSMSSGSVIGVTSTVGVSTALPVGRTSIASEEDCPPETYSLVNSIGQCSSDQSPMKLDYLNLATPHLSNKRKSLHGRKLRPKSVVDSVEGLSADDIPDLLPSLPKSQAEAISETEHSLTESLDSVSELPNTVGQQLQHLVKSRPRRTKTRAPTRPMLRPDQPVDGLALGEGLDVFFRPTTPTTPLISPTSDDSSLHTFPTDGSPNLSLTSHKSIPPETDKKPGCSSPMLKTLLEPAPRSRSSDNLEKFSPLVGRRSQGDSPLTASPLTRRNTTDNAQNHERILTKSDSNKDTSNNVCNNCVGNTADTSKRSTLPIIGSGTSTRSLRDSDENSKVLQQTTATNSSDKDATAVPKDYETRKSLTKKSAIDTDKTANQPLPSLKLRSTGFDLRSPTNGSSTKSNSEVSKSPVLRSLTKGNSSLTDGKSNGALSKTKPVPPITAPKPRPWSMATDRKSGEFNLLSDGSSPNTSAGNTPDSGDALDESTDSGVSGPASLPPTLSASSTASSLSNASVEKRSVRELAASLNKSKTERKENEHTAPAAWRSVLQRSINQPDVKVTEVPKTVEENRISFKLRRTSFLRDSNFNYNNDVVDV; this comes from the exons ATGTCAACTAGATCGCAACTTACGAAAGATTTAAATG AATCGGTGAAAGCATTATTAGGTAAGCatgtgaaaatattattaaagaatGTCGTAAAATTAGAAACAAAACAAGATAAACAGGAAAATCGTGTTCTG GTTTTTTCACCATGCCGTTTGTTTCTCTTAACGGCCAAAGTGCCCACAAGA atCGACTGCCATTTTCATTATTTAGAAATAACATCTATAGAATCAAAAAGAGCAAACCAATTATCTTTAAGTGTTGGGGAAAGATATTACAATTTTACTACTACTGGAGCAGGTGCAGATACTACAGAAGTAGATGCAATGATTGAGGCCTTACATACTGCAATTCGAAATATCTTTCCCACTGTACCATTGAA ttatattataAGAAAAATAGAAGTAATACCAGCTAGTAGACTGCAGAGTATAAGAGGTAGTGAATTAGCTAGAAGTACAGAAGCAACAAGACATACTGGACCTTGTGGGGGGTTTTCAACCCAATATGCATGTATGTGTGATTTACATGGTGTACCATATAGAGAAGAAGTAGCCTGG GATGTTGATACAATATACCTCTCTCATGATACAAGAGAGCTAAATTTAAGAGATTTTGATCATTTGGATCAAAAAGATCTGGTGCCAATCATTTCTGCCTTGGAATATAATACTTGGTTTACAAAATTAAGGGCATCTCATCTTAAACTAAGTCACGAGCCTTTGGAAAGATTGTTACATGTTATGCGTAGATCCCTTTCCATTCAGGAACTTTATCTAGATAATCTTGGAATAAAATG ggaCTTTGCGCACAAATTATCATTAGCTCTAATTTCAAATGCTAATACAATGTTACAGACTATTGATCTATCATATAATACCATTGAAGATAAAG gAGCCTCTAGCTTGTGTGGGATAATAGCCAAATTGCAAG gAGGTGCACATTTAAGCGGACCTATTGGAAAATTACCCAAAggtttacaaaaattaaatttggCACATTGTGGACTAACTGGAAAAGGAATAAGTCAAATTGCACATGCACTAAGTTTAAATAGAAGCATGCCAACTAGTTTGCAATATTTAAATCTTTCAGAAAACTCTTTAAAAGATGATATCAAT aatttatgtaattttttgGCACAACCTAATAGTCTAACTCATTTAGATCTAAGTGGTACAGATACAACATTAGAATGT CTGTTTGGTGCTTTACTACGGGGTTGTGCAACTAATCTAGTCCATTTAAATGTTGCTCGTAACTCCTTTTCAAGTAAAAAGACCAAAGAAATACCTCCCAGCTTTAAACAGTTCTTTACTGCTACACTCTCATTAAAGTACTTAAATATATCTTGTTGTAAATTGCCGCTAGAGGCATTGAAACATTTGTTACTTGGTTTGGCATGCAATGAAAGTACAGTTGGTTTAGAACTTGATATGAGTGGAAACAATTTGGGCTCTATGGGTGCTCATGTATTGGAATCATGCATTCATGGTGTACGTTGCATAGCATCATTGGATATATCAGATAGTA ATATGGATGTTGATTTAGCACAAGTAATAACTGCTATAGGAAAAAACAAGTCGATCAAACAATTATACATGGGTCGCAACACTGTTAGTATGAAAAGCAAACATATTGCTGTTGTAATGGATGCCCTTGTGCAAATGCTTCAAGAAGATGATTGCGTTTTGCAAGCATTACATTTACCAGATTCTCGACTAAAATCTGATCTCTATAATCTTATCAATGCCCTTGGTAGTAACACATGTCTTCATACTTTAGATATTAGTGGTAATCAGATTGGAGATCCTGGTGCCAGATTATTAGCAAAGgcattacaaattaataatCATTTGAGAACtattatttatgataaaaataatattactcTTCAAGGTTATGCTGATATTGTTCATGCTTTAGAAAA GAATTGCAGTGTAAGACATATGCCATTTCCAATTTATGATTTGCAACCTTGTATGAAAACTTCAGCTGAAAAAACGGAACAATTAGCTAAAAAAATCCAGGACTTGTTACAAAGAAACGTTACTCCTTGTAAATATAGTCATGGACAAGCATTTAGATTGCAACAAGGATTTTTGTTAAGCTCCACACAACAAATGGTTGATAGATTGGTTGTACAGACGCAAGACACTATTAAAGCTATTGCTGCGGAAAGCTGCGATGCTAATAATGACATTAATTATGCAACTGGACTCATACAAGATGCAGATAATTCAAAACag CTTTTACCAAGATTGCACGAAGTTCTTCAACGACGAGATGAAAATAATCcaatagaattaaaattacaCGAAATGGCAAATGAATTGCATAAAGTTGTAACCATATATTTACAG gATTCCTTAGATGCTATGATAAAGTGTGCAAATGAACAGTGTCCTACGATACTTTCTCAAACGGTAATTAGAGGCGATGAAAGTGAATCAGTTGCAGTGGAAGATGATCTACGAAGTAGTTGCAAAGAAAAAAATCAAATTAGTAGTGAATTCATACATACCACTATCACAGAGCAAGCTGGGGCGGATATAGTCAATAGAGTCAA tgaATTAAATTTGGCAGTTGCTGCACATGTATCCGACAGAATAACAGATGAAGTAATTGAATCATTGTCAAGAAGCTATAAAAACTTA attggtgACTGTGATAGTAGAACAAGAAGCAGTACGCCTGATGTGTTGCGGCCTAGTGCTGGTTCAATGAGTAGTGGAAGTGTTATAGGAGTTACAAGTACTGTAGGTGTATCTACAGCATTACCAGTTGGTAGAACCAGTATTGCCTCAGAAGAAGATTGTCCACCAGAAACTTATTCACTTGTGAATTCTATCGGTCAATGTTCCAGTGATCAATCTCCAATG AAATTGGATTATTTAAATCTT GCTACGCCACATTTATCAAATAAACGAAAAAGTTTACATGGAAGGAAATTGCGGCCGAAATCTGTAGTCGATTCTGTGGAAGGTCTTTCAGCTGATGACATTCCAGATCTGTTACCATCCTTACCAAAAAGTCAAGCAGAag CTATTTCAGAAACAGAACATTCTTTAACAGAATCACTAGATTCTGTTTCTGAATTACCTAATACTGTAGGACAGCAACTGCAACATTTAGTAAAATCTAGACCACGCAGAACAAAAACTAGAGCACCTACAAGACCAATGCTGAGACCAGATCAACCAGTGGATGGTCTTGCTCTTGGAGAAGGCCTCGATGTATTTTTCAGACCAACTACACCAACAACACCTCTTATATCCCCCACAAGTGATGACAG CTCTTTGCATACTTTTCCAACGGATGGTAGCCCAAATTTATCTCTTACGAGTCATAAAAGTATTCCACCTGAGACGGATAAAAAACCTGGCTGTAGCTCTCCAATGTTAAAAACACTTCTTGAGCCTGCCCCGCGATCACGATCTAGCGATAATTTAGAAAAGTTTTCTCCTCTTGTTGGCAGGAGATCTCAAGGTGATTCGCCGTTAACTGCATCTCCATTAACTCGGCGAAATACAACAGACAATGCGCAAAATCATGAAAGAATTCTTACAAAATCTGATAGCAACAAAGATACAAGTaataatgtatgtaataattgtGTCGGTAATACCGCTGATACATCTAAACGTAGTACATTACCCATTATTGGTTCTGGTACAAGTACACGCAGTTTACGAGATTCGGATGAAAATAGTAAGGTATTACAACAAACAACTGCTACAAATTCCTCGGATAAAGATGCAACAGCTGTTCCTAAAGATTACGAAACTAGGAAAAGTTTAACAAAAAAATCTGCAATAGATACAGATAAGACTGCAAATCAACCTTTACCTTCTCTTAAATTAAGATCGACAGGTTTTGATCTTCGTAGCCCAACAAATGGTAGCAGTACAAAAAGTAATTCGGAAGTATCGAAATCTCCAGTGTTAAGGTCTCTAACCAAAGGAAATAGTTCACTTACAGATGGAAAAAGCAATGGTGCTCTTTCCAAAACTAAACCTGTTCCGCCTATAACAGCTCCTAAACCAAGACCCTGGAGCATGGCTACTGATAGAAAATCTG gagaatttaatttattaagcgATGGTTCTAGTCCAAATACTTCAGCTGGAAATACACCTGATTCTGGAGATGCACTTGATGAATCAACGGATAGTGGTGTAAGTGGTCCTGCTTCATTACCGCCGACGTTATCAGCAAGTAGTACTGCTAGTTCTTTAAGCAATGCCAGTGTAGAGAAAAGGTCAGTGAGGGAATTGGCAGCTAGTTTAAACAAAAGTAAAACTGAAAGGAAAGAGAATG aGCATACCGCACCTGCAGCATGGAGGTCGGTGCTTCAACGTTCTATCAACCAACCAGATGTCAAG GTAACGGAAGTGCCGAAAACGGTTGAAGAAAATCGTATAAGTTTTAAACTTCGACGTACTTCATTTTTACGTGACTCAAATTTCAACTACAATAATGACGTAGTTGACGTTTGA
- the LRR gene encoding capping protein regulator and myosin 1 linker 1 leucine rich repeat protein isoform X2, with the protein MSTRSQLTKDLNESVKALLGKHVKILLKNVVKLETKQDKQENRVLVFSPCRLFLLTAKVPTRIDCHFHYLEITSIESKRANQLSLSVGERYYNFTTTGAGADTTEVDAMIEALHTAIRNIFPTVPLNYIIRKIEVIPASRLQSIRGSELARSTEATRHTGPCGGFSTQYACMCDLHGVPYREEVAWDVDTIYLSHDTRELNLRDFDHLDQKDLVPIISALEYNTWFTKLRASHLKLSHEPLERLLHVMRRSLSIQELYLDNLGIKWDFAHKLSLALISNANTMLQTIDLSYNTIEDKGASSLCGIIAKLQGGAHLSGPIGKLPKGLQKLNLAHCGLTGKGISQIAHALSLNRSMPTSLQYLNLSENSLKDDINNLCNFLAQPNSLTHLDLSGTDTTLECLFGALLRGCATNLVHLNVARNSFSSKKTKEIPPSFKQFFTATLSLKYLNISCCKLPLEALKHLLLGLACNESTVGLELDMSGNNLGSMGAHVLESCIHGVRCIASLDISDSNMDVDLAQVITAIGKNKSIKQLYMGRNTVSMKSKHIAVVMDALVQMLQEDDCVLQALHLPDSRLKSDLYNLINALGSNTCLHTLDISGNQIGDPGARLLAKALQINNHLRTIIYDKNNITLQGYADIVHALEKNCSVRHMPFPIYDLQPCMKTSAEKTEQLAKKIQDLLQRNVTPCKYSHGQAFRLQQGFLLSSTQQMVDRLVVQTQDTIKAIAAESCDANNDINYATGLIQDADNSKQLLPRLHEVLQRRDENNPIELKLHEMANELHKVVTIYLQDSLDAMIKCANEQCPTILSQTVIRGDESESVAVEDDLRSSCKEKNQISSEFIHTTITEQAGADIVNRVNELNLAVAAHVSDRITDEVIESLSRSYKNLIGDCDSRTRSSTPDVLRPSAGSMSSGSVIGVTSTVGVSTALPVGRTSIASEEDCPPETYSLVNSIGQCSSDQSPMATPHLSNKRKSLHGRKLRPKSVVDSVEGLSADDIPDLLPSLPKSQAEAISETEHSLTESLDSVSELPNTVGQQLQHLVKSRPRRTKTRAPTRPMLRPDQPVDGLALGEGLDVFFRPTTPTTPLISPTSDDSSLHTFPTDGSPNLSLTSHKSIPPETDKKPGCSSPMLKTLLEPAPRSRSSDNLEKFSPLVGRRSQGDSPLTASPLTRRNTTDNAQNHERILTKSDSNKDTSNNVCNNCVGNTADTSKRSTLPIIGSGTSTRSLRDSDENSKVLQQTTATNSSDKDATAVPKDYETRKSLTKKSAIDTDKTANQPLPSLKLRSTGFDLRSPTNGSSTKSNSEVSKSPVLRSLTKGNSSLTDGKSNGALSKTKPVPPITAPKPRPWSMATDRKSGEFNLLSDGSSPNTSAGNTPDSGDALDESTDSGVSGPASLPPTLSASSTASSLSNASVEKRSVRELAASLNKSKTERKENEHTAPAAWRSVLQRSINQPDVKVTEVPKTVEENRISFKLRRTSFLRDSNFNYNNDVVDV; encoded by the exons ATGTCAACTAGATCGCAACTTACGAAAGATTTAAATG AATCGGTGAAAGCATTATTAGGTAAGCatgtgaaaatattattaaagaatGTCGTAAAATTAGAAACAAAACAAGATAAACAGGAAAATCGTGTTCTG GTTTTTTCACCATGCCGTTTGTTTCTCTTAACGGCCAAAGTGCCCACAAGA atCGACTGCCATTTTCATTATTTAGAAATAACATCTATAGAATCAAAAAGAGCAAACCAATTATCTTTAAGTGTTGGGGAAAGATATTACAATTTTACTACTACTGGAGCAGGTGCAGATACTACAGAAGTAGATGCAATGATTGAGGCCTTACATACTGCAATTCGAAATATCTTTCCCACTGTACCATTGAA ttatattataAGAAAAATAGAAGTAATACCAGCTAGTAGACTGCAGAGTATAAGAGGTAGTGAATTAGCTAGAAGTACAGAAGCAACAAGACATACTGGACCTTGTGGGGGGTTTTCAACCCAATATGCATGTATGTGTGATTTACATGGTGTACCATATAGAGAAGAAGTAGCCTGG GATGTTGATACAATATACCTCTCTCATGATACAAGAGAGCTAAATTTAAGAGATTTTGATCATTTGGATCAAAAAGATCTGGTGCCAATCATTTCTGCCTTGGAATATAATACTTGGTTTACAAAATTAAGGGCATCTCATCTTAAACTAAGTCACGAGCCTTTGGAAAGATTGTTACATGTTATGCGTAGATCCCTTTCCATTCAGGAACTTTATCTAGATAATCTTGGAATAAAATG ggaCTTTGCGCACAAATTATCATTAGCTCTAATTTCAAATGCTAATACAATGTTACAGACTATTGATCTATCATATAATACCATTGAAGATAAAG gAGCCTCTAGCTTGTGTGGGATAATAGCCAAATTGCAAG gAGGTGCACATTTAAGCGGACCTATTGGAAAATTACCCAAAggtttacaaaaattaaatttggCACATTGTGGACTAACTGGAAAAGGAATAAGTCAAATTGCACATGCACTAAGTTTAAATAGAAGCATGCCAACTAGTTTGCAATATTTAAATCTTTCAGAAAACTCTTTAAAAGATGATATCAAT aatttatgtaattttttgGCACAACCTAATAGTCTAACTCATTTAGATCTAAGTGGTACAGATACAACATTAGAATGT CTGTTTGGTGCTTTACTACGGGGTTGTGCAACTAATCTAGTCCATTTAAATGTTGCTCGTAACTCCTTTTCAAGTAAAAAGACCAAAGAAATACCTCCCAGCTTTAAACAGTTCTTTACTGCTACACTCTCATTAAAGTACTTAAATATATCTTGTTGTAAATTGCCGCTAGAGGCATTGAAACATTTGTTACTTGGTTTGGCATGCAATGAAAGTACAGTTGGTTTAGAACTTGATATGAGTGGAAACAATTTGGGCTCTATGGGTGCTCATGTATTGGAATCATGCATTCATGGTGTACGTTGCATAGCATCATTGGATATATCAGATAGTA ATATGGATGTTGATTTAGCACAAGTAATAACTGCTATAGGAAAAAACAAGTCGATCAAACAATTATACATGGGTCGCAACACTGTTAGTATGAAAAGCAAACATATTGCTGTTGTAATGGATGCCCTTGTGCAAATGCTTCAAGAAGATGATTGCGTTTTGCAAGCATTACATTTACCAGATTCTCGACTAAAATCTGATCTCTATAATCTTATCAATGCCCTTGGTAGTAACACATGTCTTCATACTTTAGATATTAGTGGTAATCAGATTGGAGATCCTGGTGCCAGATTATTAGCAAAGgcattacaaattaataatCATTTGAGAACtattatttatgataaaaataatattactcTTCAAGGTTATGCTGATATTGTTCATGCTTTAGAAAA GAATTGCAGTGTAAGACATATGCCATTTCCAATTTATGATTTGCAACCTTGTATGAAAACTTCAGCTGAAAAAACGGAACAATTAGCTAAAAAAATCCAGGACTTGTTACAAAGAAACGTTACTCCTTGTAAATATAGTCATGGACAAGCATTTAGATTGCAACAAGGATTTTTGTTAAGCTCCACACAACAAATGGTTGATAGATTGGTTGTACAGACGCAAGACACTATTAAAGCTATTGCTGCGGAAAGCTGCGATGCTAATAATGACATTAATTATGCAACTGGACTCATACAAGATGCAGATAATTCAAAACag CTTTTACCAAGATTGCACGAAGTTCTTCAACGACGAGATGAAAATAATCcaatagaattaaaattacaCGAAATGGCAAATGAATTGCATAAAGTTGTAACCATATATTTACAG gATTCCTTAGATGCTATGATAAAGTGTGCAAATGAACAGTGTCCTACGATACTTTCTCAAACGGTAATTAGAGGCGATGAAAGTGAATCAGTTGCAGTGGAAGATGATCTACGAAGTAGTTGCAAAGAAAAAAATCAAATTAGTAGTGAATTCATACATACCACTATCACAGAGCAAGCTGGGGCGGATATAGTCAATAGAGTCAA tgaATTAAATTTGGCAGTTGCTGCACATGTATCCGACAGAATAACAGATGAAGTAATTGAATCATTGTCAAGAAGCTATAAAAACTTA attggtgACTGTGATAGTAGAACAAGAAGCAGTACGCCTGATGTGTTGCGGCCTAGTGCTGGTTCAATGAGTAGTGGAAGTGTTATAGGAGTTACAAGTACTGTAGGTGTATCTACAGCATTACCAGTTGGTAGAACCAGTATTGCCTCAGAAGAAGATTGTCCACCAGAAACTTATTCACTTGTGAATTCTATCGGTCAATGTTCCAGTGATCAATCTCCAATG GCTACGCCACATTTATCAAATAAACGAAAAAGTTTACATGGAAGGAAATTGCGGCCGAAATCTGTAGTCGATTCTGTGGAAGGTCTTTCAGCTGATGACATTCCAGATCTGTTACCATCCTTACCAAAAAGTCAAGCAGAag CTATTTCAGAAACAGAACATTCTTTAACAGAATCACTAGATTCTGTTTCTGAATTACCTAATACTGTAGGACAGCAACTGCAACATTTAGTAAAATCTAGACCACGCAGAACAAAAACTAGAGCACCTACAAGACCAATGCTGAGACCAGATCAACCAGTGGATGGTCTTGCTCTTGGAGAAGGCCTCGATGTATTTTTCAGACCAACTACACCAACAACACCTCTTATATCCCCCACAAGTGATGACAG CTCTTTGCATACTTTTCCAACGGATGGTAGCCCAAATTTATCTCTTACGAGTCATAAAAGTATTCCACCTGAGACGGATAAAAAACCTGGCTGTAGCTCTCCAATGTTAAAAACACTTCTTGAGCCTGCCCCGCGATCACGATCTAGCGATAATTTAGAAAAGTTTTCTCCTCTTGTTGGCAGGAGATCTCAAGGTGATTCGCCGTTAACTGCATCTCCATTAACTCGGCGAAATACAACAGACAATGCGCAAAATCATGAAAGAATTCTTACAAAATCTGATAGCAACAAAGATACAAGTaataatgtatgtaataattgtGTCGGTAATACCGCTGATACATCTAAACGTAGTACATTACCCATTATTGGTTCTGGTACAAGTACACGCAGTTTACGAGATTCGGATGAAAATAGTAAGGTATTACAACAAACAACTGCTACAAATTCCTCGGATAAAGATGCAACAGCTGTTCCTAAAGATTACGAAACTAGGAAAAGTTTAACAAAAAAATCTGCAATAGATACAGATAAGACTGCAAATCAACCTTTACCTTCTCTTAAATTAAGATCGACAGGTTTTGATCTTCGTAGCCCAACAAATGGTAGCAGTACAAAAAGTAATTCGGAAGTATCGAAATCTCCAGTGTTAAGGTCTCTAACCAAAGGAAATAGTTCACTTACAGATGGAAAAAGCAATGGTGCTCTTTCCAAAACTAAACCTGTTCCGCCTATAACAGCTCCTAAACCAAGACCCTGGAGCATGGCTACTGATAGAAAATCTG gagaatttaatttattaagcgATGGTTCTAGTCCAAATACTTCAGCTGGAAATACACCTGATTCTGGAGATGCACTTGATGAATCAACGGATAGTGGTGTAAGTGGTCCTGCTTCATTACCGCCGACGTTATCAGCAAGTAGTACTGCTAGTTCTTTAAGCAATGCCAGTGTAGAGAAAAGGTCAGTGAGGGAATTGGCAGCTAGTTTAAACAAAAGTAAAACTGAAAGGAAAGAGAATG aGCATACCGCACCTGCAGCATGGAGGTCGGTGCTTCAACGTTCTATCAACCAACCAGATGTCAAG GTAACGGAAGTGCCGAAAACGGTTGAAGAAAATCGTATAAGTTTTAAACTTCGACGTACTTCATTTTTACGTGACTCAAATTTCAACTACAATAATGACGTAGTTGACGTTTGA